A stretch of DNA from Chitinivibrionia bacterium:
CGTTAAATCGTTCTATGTCTAATTTTAACTGTTTTGATATTTCTTTTGTAAAAAGCATAACTTTTACATTTTCTGTTCTCTTGGAAAATATTGTCAATGTGGATTCATTTATATAATTGTCTATCAAAATTATGGATTTTTGCGCCGTTTTTACGATTTGGCACATCAAAACATAAGCGTCAAAGACCTCTCCCTCAAAGAAAACTCCGCTTTTTGGAATAACGTCTCTGCTTTCCAGCGCGGCAAATATTTTGTCTATGTTTTGGGTGGTTTCCAGTTGTTTTAGTTCCACGTTTTCGAGGCGTTGAATAAAGCCGCCGATTTGCGTTAAGGTTTTGCGCATTGCGACGAATGCGTTTATGATTCGTACGCTTACCTGCACTGCTATTGGTGTATTCAATACCGCCGAAAGCATTGCTACGCCCGCCTCAGTAAAAGCATGCGGTTTTACGGAAGAATGCTTAAGAGTTTTGAACCGGTCGCAAATTGCGACCAGTTCGTTGAATTCCGTAATATCCAATTGAAAGCGAAAATTATCGGGGAAGCGCGCTATGTTTCTTTTTACCTGTTCGTTTAACCTTTTGACTTCTACGCCGTACAACTCAGCCAAGTCCCTGTCAATCATCACCTGCAAACCGCGAATTGTGAAAATTCGGTTTTCTATTTCGTTTGAATACAATTCTATTGAATTAGGCATTTTTTCTCCTTTTTTGTAAGCAAAAATACGTTTTGCGTTTAGAACAAATTTACAAATTTCACCAAAACCAAAATAATCTCGGAAACCATCTCAGAAATAAAGTATTTTACTACTGCGGAAAACGATGAAATGTCGGAATAATATCTGACTTTTCATTGATGTTCTTTGATTTTTTTATTTTGTGTAAATAAACACAACGCGTGAACTTCCCTTGCCGGTTGTTCTGTCTTATATGCCTTGT
This window harbors:
- a CDS encoding ORF6N domain-containing protein, which produces MPNSIELYSNEIENRIFTIRGLQVMIDRDLAELYGVEVKRLNEQVKRNIARFPDNFRFQLDITEFNELVAICDRFKTLKHSSVKPHAFTEAGVAMLSAVLNTPIAVQVSVRIINAFVAMRKTLTQIGGFIQRLENVELKQLETTQNIDKIFAALESRDVIPKSGVFFEGEVFDAYVLMCQIVKTAQKSIILIDNYINESTLTIFSKRTENVKVMLFTKEISKQLKLDIERFNEQYPPIKAKEFDLSHDRFLIVDDKEVYHWGASLKDSGKKWFAFSKMDLDGLAVLEKIREWEDVESKREEKRQEM